The DNA window TAATCTTCATCCCAGCGGCGATTTTGATGAACCATAAATACATTACCGGTTTGTGCGGAAGCGCTCATGACTTCTTCTACTTCTTGACTGTTCATCATTGCAGGCTTCTCACAAATAACATGCTTACCGGCGTTAAGAGCCTGTATAGTAATGGGGTGATGACTATCATTTGGTGTGGCAATTAATACAATATCGACAGAGGGATCATCCAGTACAGCTTGATAATCCTCATAGATTTTATAACCTTGGGCACGTGCCGCTTCTTGTCTGGCTTCTTTAATATCAAATACACCCGTCACCTTGATTCGAGATACATTTTCTAGCTTACGTCCATGCTGACTGCCCATTCCACCATAACCGACAATAACCAAGGAATAGATTTTATCATTCATTTCCTATTTCTCCTCCTGCGCATGTTAAGCATCCATAATTTTTATTTGAAGCATTTAAATTATATCATGTATTTTAATACGTTCATGGTATTAAATCATAGTATAAACACGATGTCCATACATATGAGCACCACGTCCATAAATAAAACGTCAAAAAAAACAGCCCCCCAAACAAGGGGACTATTTATTCATAATTAGGATTTAAACTTCGCTTAAAACGAATCAATCCCCATCACATGATCTTGCGGAACGGGACCGATGACCCTACTGTCTTTACTGTGATTCCGATTATCTCCCATCACGAAGATGGATCCTTCAGGAAGTGTCCAAACTTGATCCAGACCTATGTCCATTTGTTCCTTAATATAAGGTTCAATTAATTCTTCACCATTACGATACAAATGACCATTATTTACTTCAATCGTATCACCAGGCAAACCAATGACTCGTTTGACATAAAAAATTTCCTTATCAGATTCTCCGGACATGAGCCGGAAAATTGGATGTTCTTTGATGTCATCCATTAAAGTACGTTTTCGGTCAACCCTACTGTCAATAATAACGACATCCCCATAGTCAGGAAGCTTATTAAGCGTATGGGGGAGTTTCCAAGCAAAAATTCGCTGATTGTCATTTAGCGTTGGTTCCATAGAATGGCCATCTACCTTATACGGTTGAATAATGAAGATACCAATAATCATACTAAGCACAAAACCGAGTATGATGGAGAAACTCCAGCCCTTTATCTCATTCCATACTTTCATCTCTAGGCAACCTCCTGAAACTACTTTTCCTGTATTATACATAAATATTTAGATTAAATAAAATATCGCTCCTACAGCTGAATTATAATATACTCACTTATAGGAAATACTTATAGGTCATTCTCAATGAACCTGATTACGAAAGGTGATTATATGGAATTAAGACAACTCCAATATACGCTACAAATTGCTGAAGAGAAGAACTTCTCTAGGGCAGCTGAGAAGCTGCATATTGCACAGCCCTCACTAAGTCAACAATTATCCAAACTGGAACAGGAACTCGGCGTCAAATTATTCCATCGGAATACAAGTTCCGTTGAATTAACACATGCAGGCGCAAGCTTTATCTCGCATGCCAGAAAAATAATGGACGCGGTCGAACAGTTGCATCAAGAGATGGATGATATCTCTCAGCTACGTGCAGGTCGTGTCATTATTGGAAGTATGCCGATCACTGGATCCCACCTACTACCCTATGTTCTGCCAGCCTTCAAAGAAGCTTATCCGGAGATTCGTGTCACTTTATTGGAAGATACCTCGCTCAATTTGGAGAAGCTAACGGCAGGCGGTGGTACGGATCTCAGCTTGCTCTCCCTACCTTTGCAAGAACCAACCTTAACTTACGAAACCATCTGTGAAGAAAAAATAGATCTGGCTGTTCCACCTAATCATCCTTTAGCCAAACTAAAAGCACAGCCAGGTGGCATTAAGCTAGAGCAACTTCGAGATGAGTCATTTATCGTACTCAAGAAAGGCCAAGGTTTCCGTAAAATAGCGTTAGATTTATGCCGTGACGCGGGGTTCGAACCCCAGATTGTCTTCGAAAGTAATAACATTGAAACCGTGCAATCCCTAGTTGCGGCAGGTATGGGCATCACGCTTGTTCCTAGATTTATCGCCCGCGCCGAGCGAAGCGAACTGATTCCAGTCTATTTGCCACTCGCAAGTCCGGTCCCAAGCCGTACGCTAGTTATTGCATATCGTAAGGGACGTTATTTATCTAAAGCCGCAGAGGCTTTTATAGAAACATTTAAATTGACGATGAAAGAACACTTACGAGATGAAGATGAGAATGGCAATGGAACTCAAGGATAAACCTTAGCTACTCTCCCAAAACCAACTCCATAAAGCTCTGGACGTCGGTCTTCAAAAACCTGAATCTTATTTCTAACATGATCTACTAGGGTGAGGTCAATGCGAGCTGTGACGATCTCTTCTCGTTCACTACCTTCCGCAATAATCTCACCCCACGGATCGATGATCATAGAATGACCGAAAAATGAATCGCTAACGGTATTGCCAACTCGGTTGCAGGCTACAACATACATCTGATTCTCTATCGCTCTTGCCATAAGCAACGTCCGCCAGTGGTGCAACCTAGGATGCGGCCACTCGGCAGCGACAAATAATATTTTTGCGCCCAATAATGATAATGTACGAGCCTGTTCAGGAAAACGAATATCATAACAAATAGAGGCTCCTGCCTTCATCTCATCCAACTCAAAGGATAGAAAAGCCTCACCAGGAGTCAAATATTTCTCCTCCTCCATTAGCCTAAACAAATGGATCTTGGAATAAGCCCCAACCTCTTCTCCGCTTCTATTGAAGATAATCATCGTATTGAATACTTTACCTGCTCGATTCTCGGCTATTGATCCAGCTACGATATGAATATCGTGCTGTTTTGCAAACGCAGAAATCCATTCTCGAGTCTGACTTCCATCTATATCTGCCAGCTGATCAATTTGCGATAGTGCATAACCGGTATTCCACATCTCCGGTAGTACAATAACATCTGGTTTCACGGAAGCCGCCACTGCTTCTTCCATCCAACGCACCATTATTTCCCAATTACGCTGCGGCTCCCCGGTCATGATATCGGTCTGAAGCAATGCAATATTCCATGAAGTTCCCGCCACTTGAGACATATATACCATCCTTCCATTTCCCGTGCTTTTTCTTTTGTCTCATCATAATGTCCGTCTCATTCCATCGTCAATCCCATCTATACAGCTCGGATAGATCAGTGGAATGGAATACACTACTGTATTAAAGTATTTTGTTTTGCATTGCCTCTTATCGCATGGTATTCTAACAGTAATTAATTATCGTTCACGAGACATCAACAAACGTGTAGACGGGACCAGTACGAGAGATCAGCGGATCCTCAGAGAGTAAATTCCTTAGGCTGTGAGAATTTACAGTTCGCACCCTCCGAAACCTATCCCCGAGCGGCCGGTATATGATTACCGGACAGCGCCCCTGTTACCGGGCTTAAGTTGGATGAGATTACTCATCAATAAAGGTGGTACCGCGGAAGTCAAACTTTCGTCCTTTGCGCTGCAAAGGCGGAAGTTTTTTTTATTTTCAATTATTCTAAGGAGTGAAATCCATGTTACGTCGTATCGTCGTCAAAATCGGGAGCAGTTCACTGACCTCTCCAGAGGGAGGATTGAATCGGGAAGCGATAGCTTACTTTGCAGCTGAATTAGCTGCTCTCTATACTGCAGGCTACCAGCCCTTACTAGTTACCTCGGGTGCTGTCGCTGCAGGGTTCCGTGAGATCGGATACGCGGAACGTCCCAAACTATTACATGAGAAACAGGCAGCTGCGGCCGTTGGCCAGGCACTGTTGATGCAGAGCTACCGCGAAGCACTCGCCGTTCACGGGATCCTTTCGGCACAAGTACTGCTAACTCGTTCTGATTTTCAAAATGTGAAGCGAACGGGCAACGCCAGCATGGCCATAGAAGAACTACTTAAGCATAATGTGTTACCTATTATCAATGAGAACGATACGGTATCCATCGATGAATTGAAGTTTGGAGATAATGATACATTATCTGCACTAGTAGCCAATTTGCTTAAAGCGAATCAACTCATCATTCTGACTGATATGGACGGACTTTATACCGAAGATCCACGAATTAATCCTGCTGCCGTGCGTATCAATAGAGTTACTGAGATTACAGATGAGATATATAGTATTGCTGGCGGCGCTGGTTCTTCTGTAGGAACGGGTGGTATGCGTTCGAAATTGGATGCAGCCAAAATTGGAGCCTTTGGGGGCGTGCCCGTATTCATCGGAAAAGTGAACCAACCAGGTGAACTACTTGCTATCTTAGAGGGTAAAGGTCAGGGAACCTATTTTGAAACCCACTCAGGTTCACTGCCAAGGAAAAAACAATGGCTTGGTTTTTTATCCACACCGATTGGCTCACTTGAGGTGGATGCCGGAGCTGAAGAAGCCCTTATACACGGTGGACGAAGCCTTCTTCCTGTAGGTGTACGCAAGGCATTAGGCCATTTTCATGCTGGTGATGTAGTTGAAGTTCATAATACCGAAGGCGAAATATTAGGCCGTGGTGTTGTGAATTATGATGTAGAGCAAATGCAGGAAATTTTAGGTCTGCTCAGTGCCGATGTGGTTAAAAAGATAAATAGCGTCCATCGTTTAGAAGTGATTCATCGGGATGAATGGATTTCATTAAAAGCATAAATTTATAATATTGGAGGTAATAAACATGAGTGAAGTAATACAAAAGACTAAGCTTGCCAAGCAAGCGGCTTCGACCTTGAACAGCTTAACGACAGCTCAGAAAGATGAGGCCCTATTAATTACTGCCGAAGCACTAATTGCTAATAGTGATGTTATCATCGCTGCAAATGAAGAAGACTTGGTGCGTGGACGGGAGAACGGAACTTCATCCTCGCTATTAGATCGACTAGCCCTCAATCATGATCGAATCAGAAGCATTGCCGAGGGACTACAGCAAATCGTAGAGCTTCCTGATCCTGTCGGTGACATTCTTGAACAGATGGATCGTCCTAATGGGCTCCATATTGTGAAACGTCGGGTTCCACTAGGTGTGATTGGTATCATTTACGAGGCCCGCCCAAATGTGACCGTCGATGCGGTAGGCTTGTGTTTGAAAACAGGAAATTCCGTTGTGCTTCGCGGAGGTTCATCCGCACTCTCATCTAATCGTAAAATCGTAGAGATCATTCACGATGCACTAGCTACTACCTCCATCCCTAGCCATGCAGTTCAATTAATTGAAGATCCGAATCGCTCTTCGGTGGATGAAATGCTTAAACTTAACGGTCTACTTGATGTTGTCATTCCACGCGGGGGTAGCTCCTTAATTCAAAATGTCGTTCAGAACGCAACGGTTCCGGTTATTGAGACAGGTGCAGGGATTTGTCACACTTTCATAGATGAATCTGCTGATTTAGAAATGAGTACAGCTATCGCAATTAACGCCAAAGTGCAACGACCATCGGTGTGTAATTCAATGGAAACACTGCTCGTTCATGAAACATTCGCTGCGTCACATCTTAATGAAATCGCACAAAGCTTTCGCGAAGCCGGAGTAGAGCTAAGAGGTTGCGCAAAAACAAAGGAAATTGTCGAGTGGGCGCTACTTGCTTCAGATGAAGATTACGCTACCGAGTATAACGATTATATTCTCAATATAAAAGTAGTTCATGATATGGATGAAGCCATGGCCCACATCGCGCGTTTCGGTACGAAACATTCCGAATGTATTGTAACGGAGAATCGTAGCCATGCCGAGCGATTCCAACAAGAAGTTGATGCCGCTGCCGTATACCATAATGCTTCCACTCGTTTCACGGACGGATTTGAATTTGGATTTGGTGCAGAAATCGGCATCAGTACACAGAAACTGCATGCAAGAGGACCGATGGGCCTACCAGCTTTGACATCCAGCAAATATATTATCGATGGCCATGGTCAAATTCGCCAATAAGCTTAACAAACCTTATTTATTGACAGGAGGTCAATCATATCATGACAACTTCATCCACAACTCATTCGCCACTTTCTATCTGTTTTAATGGTGCTGGTTCTATGGCGGAAGCCATTGTAAAAGGACTCATCGCACGTGAAGTCGCGAGACCTGAACAGATCTCTATGCTTAATCGTAGCAATCAAGAACGCCTGAATGAGCTAACGGAGAAATACGGAGTTATAACTGCTAACCTGGAAGATGTAAAGCGTGAATTACTAACTTCTGCCTCCATCATTGTTCTGGCGATGAAGCCGAAAGACGCTGGAGCAGCTCTTAAAGAACTAGGGCCGCTCCTTCAAGAGAAACAACTAATTGTTTCAGTAATTGCTGGACTATCCATCGATACTATACAGGCTCTACTTGGGTTTAAAGCTCCAGTTGCTCGGACGATGCCTAATACCTCCAGTTCAATTGGACTTGGAGCTACGGGGATCGCATTCTCAAAGGAAACAACTGCGGAACAAACCAATCAGGTGTTATCCATGTTTGAAGCCGTTGGAACAGTCAGTGTCATTCCTGAAGCGCGAATGGAAATTTTGACGGGTGTGTCCGGAAGCGGTCCCGCATATATTTACTACATGATGGAAGCTATGATGGCTGCAGGTATCGAAGGTGGACTGACACCGGAGCAAGCACGTGAGTTGACGGTACAGACTGTACGAGGCGCGGCCTCCATGATGATTGAAACGGGAGAAGATCCAGCTAAGCTTAGAGCTGACATTACTTCGCCAAACGGATCAACACAAGCGGCCCTTGAAGTGTTGGCAGCGGGCAACTTCACTGCCACAGTGAAGGCTGCCGTACACCGATGTGCCGAGCGTTCACAGGAAATGGGCGAAGCAGTAAAAAAGGCTTTATTATGAGTGATTCTGCACTGCCACATAATAAAATGAAACACCCTGTCATTTTTTGTGACTTCGACGGAACGATCACGAACAGTGACAATATCGTTGCCATCATGAAGTATTTCAAACCCGAAGGCGTCGAAATGATCATACAACAATTAATATCGCAAGAGATTTCTATTCGTCAGGGTGTTAGCGCCATGTTCGGCCTAATACCCTCCTCTGAAAGAGATGAATTAATCCAGTGTGTGCTTGGACAAGCAGGAATTCGAGAAGGATTCGCGGAATTCCTGGACTTTCTACGAGAATGTAACATCCCGTTCTATGTTACAAGTGGAGGCATAGATTTCTTTATGAAGCCACTCTTAGCCGCTTTCAATATTCCTTCAGAGCACATCTATTGTAACGAGGCAGATTTCACTGAAGACCACATTACGATTAACTGGCCACATCCATGTGACGATCAATGTAGCAGCGACTGCGGCATGTGTAAAACAACGGTCATACGCCGTTTTTCCGAAGATCATTATGAACGTATTCTAATTGGTGACAGTATCTCTGATTTTGAAGGAGCTAAGCTTGCTGACCGGGTCTACTCACGTGCCTCTTTGACTAAGAAATGTCAAGAGCTTGGCGTAACACATACACCATTTGAGACTTTTTTCGATATCAAGGAGGATTTATTGAGTCGGGAAGGAGCTTGATGAGCCGTGGATTATGCAGATATAACGCTAGAGGAGAAGCAGACCGTACTCGAGGAACTGAGAACAATCAAAGAGCAGTTTGCAGCTAGAGATTGGTTCCCGGGTTCAAGCGGTAATCTCTCCGTTCGTGTCGGGGATTTTTCACCTGACTCCTTCCATTTTGCAGTAACTGCAAGTGGTAAGAACGAATCTGTACATACACCTGATAACTTTCTATTTGTTGACTCTTCCTGTGAACCGTGTGAGACGACCAAGCTCAAGCCAAGTATAGAAGCGCTCATACACGCGAAAATTTACCGTATGACCGGCTGTAGCGCTATTTTCCATGTGCATACCGTATTTAATAATCTATTAAGTGAGCGATTTGGCGAAAGTGGATTTCTTCAAGTTCAAGGTATTGAGCTCATTAAAGAGCTTGGTATCTGGGAAGAAAATACTTCGATTCGGATTCCCATCCTTCCCAACCACGCAGATATTCTTTCGATTGCTAAATTAATTCCGTCCGCTCTCAACCCAGACATTCCTGGCATCCTGCTACGTAATCATGGAATATTCGCTTGGGGTAAGAATGCATTGGAAGCTAAGCATCACTTGGAGGTATTCGAGTTTATCTTTGAGTTAGAATATCGACGGTTAACTTTGGGCTAATTATAAAGGGTTCCTTTTTTTAGAGGTAGTTAGCCTCCAAAAGGAACCCTTTTATGAATCATTACAAACAGAAGAAGACTTATCTCAATTTGTCGTCCTTTTTATCGTCCCAAAATGCTTCATGTCTCTTCGGTTTCGCCAGTAGCTTCAATCCACCGCCAATTAGGATCACAGAAATAATGAATGGACGAAGATAGGTATCGATTCGATAGTAAATCCGCAGCTCTGGAAAGTGGTTATTAAGCACCGGAACCACTAAATTCATCCCAACATAGTAGATACCGAGCATTAATAGTACAATACCAATCCAATGCTGATGATTACCCTTGCTATGGATCAGTGGAACATCCTCTAACAGCTCTCTATCATAACGGCTTGATAACTGAAGACCATCAAAGAAACTATAGAACCAAATGACCGGGATGATAAATAGAAACAGTGATAAACGCAATACATCGATGATATAGAAGCTTCCAAGAAAAAGTGTCATGAGTTGCAGTCCGCGTTTCTGCATACCGAGATACATTTGTCCGGCACCAGGAAAAGCGGACAGGAGCGTCGCAAGAACTTTACTGCGTCTACCATCAATTTTCCCCGATTCCCATTCATCAAATATCGTCCGATCTACGAGTAGCTCCCCTGCTTGCTTACGATGAATTAGCTGAACTGCATCGAACATACAATAGAGCCAGATGATTGGCAGAAGCCCTAGAAACAATAGAAATACAGATTGGCTCGTTACACTAGTAATGAAGAACATGATCGTGATCAGTCCAAAGAACGAGATGAGAAACGATAAACCTCTTTGCATCAATCCCAACTGAAAATGACCAAGTCCAGGGACAAAAGATAGCAGAATTGTAAAAAAACGTTCTTGAGGCTCATCTCTTCGCAGCATTGGATCTTCAGGATAATGGTGTGCAGACTCCCTTGGTGTAGGTTCTCTTAACAACATTACGAGCAGATCAATCATTGATATAACCCATAGAATTAACGCGCAAATTGCAGTTGCAAGGAAGAACTCTCCTTCGTTAGATACTGCAGCCAAGAAAGCACCACCAAGAAGTCCTCCAAAGAAAAAGATCGGGTAAATCAAGCCCCTTCCTCTTCTCCCCCAGTACAAGTGACCCAGACCTGGGATGAAGTTCAGAATAAAGGCTAACAATCGATTACGATAATATGGCAAAACTCATCCATCCTTTCTCAGTAAGATTACGGTTTTATTTTATCAATCCAGCTTGATGTTTTATCTAACAGTTGTTGACTAAGCGACTGGCCCTCAGTCTGATGAATGACTTTCTCAGTTCCTAGCGTTATATAGTCAAACAATCCACAAGACATTAGGAAAAGCGTTATGGATGCGGCAATTACATAATGAAACAACGGATGACGACTCCAATTACGTGACCAAGTGGATTTAGTATGGTACTTCTGCTCAGCAATAGGGATTGACCTCATAACCTTTTCTGTGAATCGATCCTGATCTGCAAGTTTCGGAAGCTCCTGCTCGAGGGAAGTCAACGCCTCAATGTACGCTGCTAAAGATTCATCATCTTGTAAAAGATCATTTTCGAGTTCCTCATCATTCACTTGAATATCATCTCTACGAATATAATCCTTCCACACGTTCTCATCGTTTGCTCTCAGCTTATTCAATTCCACTCCTCCTTCTTCCAATGTTCGCGAATCCACGACCTTGCACGATATAATCTAGATTCTACCGTCTTAATGGCGATTTGTTGTTCTTCGGCGATTTCTTCATACCCTTTTTCCTCCAAATAGAACGCTGTTACTATATCTCGATGTCCTGCTGGAAGCTGTGAAATTTTATCGTGAAGTTGTTGTCTACCTTCTTTATCTATCAATCCTTTCAGGATATCATCATCATGTGAATGGAATGTAGTTACAACATCGATTGGATCCCATTGTTCTTCTCTCCGGCGGTCCCGCCTTCGCTTCATATCAATGGCTTTGTTTACAGTAATCCTAGTAAGCCAGGATTTAAACCCTTGGGAACGGTAACCAGAGAGAGACTTATAG is part of the Paenibacillus segetis genome and encodes:
- the lepB gene encoding signal peptidase I encodes the protein MKVWNEIKGWSFSIILGFVLSMIIGIFIIQPYKVDGHSMEPTLNDNQRIFAWKLPHTLNKLPDYGDVVIIDSRVDRKRTLMDDIKEHPIFRLMSGESDKEIFYVKRVIGLPGDTIEVNNGHLYRNGEELIEPYIKEQMDIGLDQVWTLPEGSIFVMGDNRNHSKDSRVIGPVPQDHVMGIDSF
- a CDS encoding LysR family transcriptional regulator, producing the protein MELRQLQYTLQIAEEKNFSRAAEKLHIAQPSLSQQLSKLEQELGVKLFHRNTSSVELTHAGASFISHARKIMDAVEQLHQEMDDISQLRAGRVIIGSMPITGSHLLPYVLPAFKEAYPEIRVTLLEDTSLNLEKLTAGGGTDLSLLSLPLQEPTLTYETICEEKIDLAVPPNHPLAKLKAQPGGIKLEQLRDESFIVLKKGQGFRKIALDLCRDAGFEPQIVFESNNIETVQSLVAAGMGITLVPRFIARAERSELIPVYLPLASPVPSRTLVIAYRKGRYLSKAAEAFIETFKLTMKEHLRDEDENGNGTQG
- a CDS encoding carbon-nitrogen family hydrolase, which produces MSQVAGTSWNIALLQTDIMTGEPQRNWEIMVRWMEEAVAASVKPDVIVLPEMWNTGYALSQIDQLADIDGSQTREWISAFAKQHDIHIVAGSIAENRAGKVFNTMIIFNRSGEEVGAYSKIHLFRLMEEEKYLTPGEAFLSFELDEMKAGASICYDIRFPEQARTLSLLGAKILFVAAEWPHPRLHHWRTLLMARAIENQMYVVACNRVGNTVSDSFFGHSMIIDPWGEIIAEGSEREEIVTARIDLTLVDHVRNKIQVFEDRRPELYGVGFGRVAKVYP
- the proB gene encoding glutamate 5-kinase, whose amino-acid sequence is MLRRIVVKIGSSSLTSPEGGLNREAIAYFAAELAALYTAGYQPLLVTSGAVAAGFREIGYAERPKLLHEKQAAAAVGQALLMQSYREALAVHGILSAQVLLTRSDFQNVKRTGNASMAIEELLKHNVLPIINENDTVSIDELKFGDNDTLSALVANLLKANQLIILTDMDGLYTEDPRINPAAVRINRVTEITDEIYSIAGGAGSSVGTGGMRSKLDAAKIGAFGGVPVFIGKVNQPGELLAILEGKGQGTYFETHSGSLPRKKQWLGFLSTPIGSLEVDAGAEEALIHGGRSLLPVGVRKALGHFHAGDVVEVHNTEGEILGRGVVNYDVEQMQEILGLLSADVVKKINSVHRLEVIHRDEWISLKA
- a CDS encoding glutamate-5-semialdehyde dehydrogenase; the encoded protein is MSEVIQKTKLAKQAASTLNSLTTAQKDEALLITAEALIANSDVIIAANEEDLVRGRENGTSSSLLDRLALNHDRIRSIAEGLQQIVELPDPVGDILEQMDRPNGLHIVKRRVPLGVIGIIYEARPNVTVDAVGLCLKTGNSVVLRGGSSALSSNRKIVEIIHDALATTSIPSHAVQLIEDPNRSSVDEMLKLNGLLDVVIPRGGSSLIQNVVQNATVPVIETGAGICHTFIDESADLEMSTAIAINAKVQRPSVCNSMETLLVHETFAASHLNEIAQSFREAGVELRGCAKTKEIVEWALLASDEDYATEYNDYILNIKVVHDMDEAMAHIARFGTKHSECIVTENRSHAERFQQEVDAAAVYHNASTRFTDGFEFGFGAEIGISTQKLHARGPMGLPALTSSKYIIDGHGQIRQ
- the proC gene encoding pyrroline-5-carboxylate reductase yields the protein MTTSSTTHSPLSICFNGAGSMAEAIVKGLIAREVARPEQISMLNRSNQERLNELTEKYGVITANLEDVKRELLTSASIIVLAMKPKDAGAALKELGPLLQEKQLIVSVIAGLSIDTIQALLGFKAPVARTMPNTSSSIGLGATGIAFSKETTAEQTNQVLSMFEAVGTVSVIPEARMEILTGVSGSGPAYIYYMMEAMMAAGIEGGLTPEQARELTVQTVRGAASMMIETGEDPAKLRADITSPNGSTQAALEVLAAGNFTATVKAAVHRCAERSQEMGEAVKKALL
- a CDS encoding 2-hydroxy-3-keto-5-methylthiopentenyl-1-phosphate phosphatase; the encoded protein is MSDSALPHNKMKHPVIFCDFDGTITNSDNIVAIMKYFKPEGVEMIIQQLISQEISIRQGVSAMFGLIPSSERDELIQCVLGQAGIREGFAEFLDFLRECNIPFYVTSGGIDFFMKPLLAAFNIPSEHIYCNEADFTEDHITINWPHPCDDQCSSDCGMCKTTVIRRFSEDHYERILIGDSISDFEGAKLADRVYSRASLTKKCQELGVTHTPFETFFDIKEDLLSREGA
- the mtnB gene encoding methylthioribulose 1-phosphate dehydratase yields the protein MDYADITLEEKQTVLEELRTIKEQFAARDWFPGSSGNLSVRVGDFSPDSFHFAVTASGKNESVHTPDNFLFVDSSCEPCETTKLKPSIEALIHAKIYRMTGCSAIFHVHTVFNNLLSERFGESGFLQVQGIELIKELGIWEENTSIRIPILPNHADILSIAKLIPSALNPDIPGILLRNHGIFAWGKNALEAKHHLEVFEFIFELEYRRLTLG
- a CDS encoding RNA polymerase sigma factor, encoding MGKEERAIDEESLILKSQQGDVQAFRKLVQEYGNYVYRVTYSVLHDAKEAEDAAQETFLQVYKSLSGYRSQGFKSWLTRITVNKAIDMKRRRDRRREEQWDPIDVVTTFHSHDDDILKGLIDKEGRQQLHDKISQLPAGHRDIVTAFYLEEKGYEEIAEEQQIAIKTVESRLYRARSWIREHWKKEEWN